The Acinetobacter sp. GSS19 genome includes a region encoding these proteins:
- a CDS encoding lysozyme inhibitor LprI family protein, with translation MFLNNKSLVFGMVLGCLAQISFADEVELSQQFSSCMDRSGGVTVEMLDCIGAETQRQDIRLNQAYRDVMASLTPERKKQLQEAQRAWIRYRDANCDFYADPDGGTMAAVSSNDCFMSTTASRAKELENFK, from the coding sequence ATGTTTTTGAATAATAAATCACTTGTATTTGGTATGGTGCTGGGGTGTCTAGCACAAATTTCATTTGCTGACGAAGTGGAATTGAGTCAGCAATTTTCTAGCTGTATGGATCGATCTGGTGGTGTTACTGTAGAAATGCTTGATTGTATTGGGGCGGAAACACAACGTCAGGATATACGTTTAAATCAAGCATATAGAGATGTAATGGCATCGCTAACACCTGAACGAAAGAAGCAACTACAAGAAGCTCAGCGTGCATGGATCAGATATCGAGATGCAAACTGTGATTTCTACGCCGATCCTGATGGTGGAACAATGGCAGCTGTGAGTAGTAATGACTGTTTTATGTCCACTACCGCTTCTCGGGCCAAAGAACTGGAGAACTTCAAGTAG
- a CDS encoding HlyD family secretion protein yields the protein MNAFDVRKVIRPVVLMLAILIAVYTIVHLWNYYNAAPWTRDGRVRGDVVQVSSDISGLVTQVLVQDNQTVKKGQVLFKIDVARQALDVEQAKSDLGKAKAGLAQAQASLLAAKANLVKSAANLHLAEQTATRYSNLMQGAISKQEQDQVFANLEQSHAEHKQLQASIEQAKANVMQNQALVEVAQSHLNMARLNLQRSEVSAPADGTLSNFDLRVGHYVKTGQAVAALVDRKQLYIVGYFEETKLNKIHVGAPATVELMGDAQKLKGHVQGIASGIEDRERSSSSNLLANVNPTFSWVRLAQRVPVKIMLDEMPTNQLAFVSGRTATIHILEN from the coding sequence ATGAATGCATTTGATGTGCGAAAAGTCATCCGCCCAGTGGTGTTGATGCTAGCGATTTTGATCGCAGTTTACACGATTGTGCATTTATGGAATTACTACAATGCAGCGCCATGGACGCGTGATGGCCGGGTAAGAGGGGATGTTGTTCAAGTTTCATCAGATATTTCCGGTCTGGTCACACAGGTGCTGGTACAGGATAACCAGACGGTGAAAAAAGGACAGGTGCTCTTTAAAATTGATGTTGCACGTCAAGCACTCGATGTTGAACAAGCCAAGTCTGATTTAGGCAAGGCCAAGGCGGGACTGGCACAGGCACAAGCCAGCTTGCTAGCTGCCAAAGCTAATTTGGTGAAGTCTGCTGCCAATCTGCATCTAGCAGAACAAACCGCGACCCGATACAGTAATTTGATGCAAGGTGCAATCTCCAAACAAGAGCAGGATCAAGTCTTTGCGAACCTTGAACAAAGCCATGCAGAACATAAACAGTTACAGGCTTCCATTGAGCAGGCGAAAGCCAATGTTATGCAGAACCAAGCTCTGGTTGAGGTAGCCCAGAGTCATTTGAATATGGCACGTTTAAATTTGCAGCGTTCGGAAGTGAGCGCACCGGCCGATGGTACTTTATCGAATTTTGACTTGCGAGTGGGGCATTATGTGAAGACCGGGCAGGCAGTAGCTGCTTTAGTGGATCGCAAGCAGCTTTATATCGTGGGATATTTTGAAGAAACCAAACTGAATAAGATTCATGTCGGTGCACCTGCAACGGTTGAACTGATGGGGGATGCACAAAAGCTTAAGGGCCATGTGCAGGGAATTGCCTCAGGCATTGAAGACCGTGAACGCTCCAGCAGTTCAAATCTACTGGCGAATGTAAATCCTACTTTTAGCTGGGTACGTCTAGCACAACGTGTGCCGGTCAAAATTATGTTGGATGAAATGCCTACGAATCAGCTCGCTTTCGTTTCTGGTCGTACAGCAACCATCCATATTCTGGAAAATTAA
- a CDS encoding DUF1656 domain-containing protein has product MSEVNIYGIYVPILLVQAIFAYGLFRLCTRFTHRWMMDGWIAVPSIFNLCFYMMLLLFMHWLFLWCWA; this is encoded by the coding sequence ATGAGTGAAGTCAATATTTATGGCATTTATGTGCCTATTCTACTGGTACAGGCCATTTTCGCCTATGGACTATTCAGGCTATGTACTCGATTCACACATCGATGGATGATGGACGGCTGGATTGCCGTCCCCAGTATTTTCAACCTGTGTTTTTACATGATGCTACTGCTATTTATGCATTGGCTATTTCTGTGGTGTTGGGCTTAA
- a CDS encoding FUSC family protein, translating into MLFQPLLAFRPSRLDLIFACKTFVAAMLALFISFELNLVNPMWSIGTVLIIASPYSGMVSSKCVYRLLGTIAGALVAVLLMPYLLNTPWIFTLVLALWVGFALYVSLLDRTPRSYVFMLAGYSTVLIIFNAIASIETYSIFDIALARVLEISVGVISSAVVSASFFPVHLGAVIRQRVNKALNDLENVFENLLNGEETPERYAQILSVMTRDTADIHTLTVHLTYEKGELKGMTKPLQEMLHQMSLVVANLVALSQRIRQLQQMQQESIALELQQIKQRVLLLIKQEQPLREDDLQQYPSGFDTDFDALMAAVTPEQQVVVAALKMDIRHFMANIMAVKLIWQCIQQGNKEIPASITTLTTDYPSLHRDYGVAVRGGVSATLITLIVTAAWILSGWKAGYMMAQMGVITACILTALDNPVPVLRIFIVWSLISAGLGFIYAFGIFPYVTDFWQLALVLCPLILIAVSMMANPILMPVGMVLGINTMMGLNLHNRYSIDTVAYLDSSIAMILGVITSLIVIDLVRAMSPDTSASRILALHYRALRQAIYLAYGTDFKVHLRSMLDRVGIMNSKAVQAPTLKIAIQNALIESSAIVDLVRLQELMLQLPEGDPLKQQLNLLQQNLDEYFRTHENHLGQAASFNPALQQQMDVLQTQANEIQDLHFRQRLLISLNNIRASIGHVHTTGQTASHE; encoded by the coding sequence ATGTTATTTCAACCCTTGTTGGCTTTTAGACCGAGCCGACTTGACCTGATTTTTGCGTGCAAGACTTTTGTTGCCGCGATGTTGGCACTTTTCATCTCGTTTGAACTGAACTTGGTCAACCCGATGTGGTCCATTGGAACAGTACTGATTATTGCCAGTCCCTATTCCGGCATGGTGTCATCAAAATGTGTCTACCGCTTGCTCGGAACCATAGCCGGGGCATTAGTTGCCGTGTTACTGATGCCATATCTCCTGAATACCCCTTGGATATTTACGCTGGTATTGGCATTGTGGGTAGGGTTCGCACTCTATGTCTCATTACTTGATCGTACACCACGAAGTTATGTCTTCATGCTTGCAGGCTATTCCACCGTCCTGATTATCTTTAATGCCATTGCTTCGATTGAAACATACAGTATTTTTGACATTGCTCTGGCTCGGGTACTGGAAATTTCAGTGGGAGTGATCTCCAGTGCTGTGGTTTCAGCTAGCTTCTTTCCGGTTCATCTGGGGGCCGTTATCAGACAAAGGGTCAACAAAGCCCTGAACGATCTTGAAAATGTATTCGAGAATCTGCTGAATGGGGAAGAAACTCCAGAACGTTATGCGCAGATTCTATCTGTGATGACTCGTGATACCGCGGATATTCATACCTTGACGGTACATTTAACCTATGAAAAAGGCGAACTGAAAGGCATGACTAAACCGCTACAGGAAATGTTGCACCAAATGTCACTGGTGGTGGCAAATTTGGTGGCGTTGTCACAGCGGATCAGGCAATTACAACAAATGCAGCAGGAGAGCATAGCGCTCGAATTGCAACAGATTAAGCAGCGTGTTCTGCTATTAATCAAGCAGGAACAGCCACTTAGAGAGGATGATCTACAGCAGTATCCATCTGGATTCGACACTGATTTCGATGCGTTGATGGCAGCCGTCACTCCAGAACAGCAGGTGGTGGTTGCTGCGCTAAAAATGGATATCCGGCATTTTATGGCCAATATTATGGCAGTCAAGTTGATCTGGCAGTGTATCCAACAAGGTAACAAGGAAATTCCTGCCAGCATTACGACGCTCACAACAGATTATCCAAGCCTGCACCGTGATTATGGGGTTGCGGTACGGGGCGGTGTGAGTGCAACCTTGATTACCCTAATAGTCACAGCCGCATGGATTCTATCGGGTTGGAAAGCCGGTTACATGATGGCACAAATGGGGGTAATTACCGCCTGTATATTGACCGCTTTAGATAATCCCGTGCCCGTGCTACGGATCTTTATCGTCTGGAGCCTGATTTCAGCAGGATTGGGGTTCATCTATGCCTTTGGCATTTTTCCGTATGTGACGGATTTTTGGCAGCTGGCATTGGTGCTCTGTCCGCTCATATTGATCGCAGTCAGCATGATGGCGAATCCAATCTTAATGCCTGTAGGAATGGTATTAGGCATTAATACCATGATGGGATTAAATTTACACAATAGATATAGCATTGATACTGTGGCATATCTGGACAGTTCTATTGCGATGATTTTGGGAGTAATCACCTCCTTGATTGTGATTGACCTGGTTCGGGCGATGTCCCCGGATACCAGTGCTTCCCGTATTTTGGCTTTACATTACCGTGCATTACGACAGGCCATTTACCTGGCTTATGGGACAGATTTTAAAGTTCACCTGCGTAGTATGCTGGATCGGGTCGGGATCATGAATAGCAAAGCTGTACAGGCACCCACGCTTAAAATCGCAATCCAGAATGCATTGATCGAGAGCAGTGCCATTGTGGATTTGGTTCGTTTGCAGGAACTGATGCTGCAACTTCCGGAGGGTGACCCACTGAAACAGCAGCTCAATCTGCTGCAGCAAAACCTCGATGAATACTTCCGGACGCATGAAAATCATTTGGGACAAGCTGCAAGCTTTAATCCTGCGCTGCAACAGCAAATGGACGTTTTGCAGACACAGGCGAATGAAATTCAAGATCTCCATTTCAGACAACGCCTACTAATTTCACTGAATAATATTCGGGCAAGTATCGGTCATGTGCATACAACCGGGCAGACCGCGTCACATGAGTGA
- a CDS encoding IclR family transcriptional regulator: MAISSFAKILTVLDLFSVTRPIINVETICDELGLSKPTAYRYLKELVSANILRRISGTSGDYTLGPKIAILDYISRTTDPLVQISIPFMQTIVERTELSCLITYLNHDSCIDLHHELFEPFDVGTYGRGCPRPVYIGSSAKVILAHLPKQKIRDYYSRFATQLAELDFAIDETGFLQQMKKIKKQGYYLSEGELDPNICGLSVPICFSNKEVPLALTVLGSKNRFEFINVDKVIGMLQTSAHQIEQSFAGISESQHDGISTEVFRSASRE; this comes from the coding sequence ATGGCCATTTCGAGTTTTGCTAAGATTCTGACTGTCCTGGATTTATTCTCAGTTACACGCCCCATCATCAATGTCGAGACCATTTGCGATGAACTAGGCTTGTCCAAACCCACTGCCTATCGTTATCTCAAGGAACTGGTTTCAGCCAATATCTTGAGACGTATTAGTGGAACGTCAGGTGATTACACGCTGGGCCCAAAGATTGCAATTTTAGATTACATTTCCCGTACGACCGACCCGTTGGTTCAGATCAGTATTCCTTTTATGCAAACCATCGTGGAACGTACCGAACTCAGTTGTCTGATTACCTATCTGAACCATGATTCCTGCATTGATCTGCACCATGAACTGTTCGAACCATTTGATGTTGGCACTTATGGTCGTGGCTGCCCAAGACCAGTCTATATTGGTTCATCGGCAAAGGTGATTTTGGCCCATTTGCCTAAACAAAAAATCCGCGACTACTATAGCCGTTTTGCCACTCAACTCGCAGAACTAGACTTTGCCATCGATGAAACCGGTTTTTTACAACAGATGAAAAAAATCAAAAAACAGGGCTACTACCTGTCAGAAGGTGAACTAGACCCCAATATTTGCGGACTGTCTGTGCCTATTTGTTTTTCTAATAAAGAGGTTCCTTTGGCGCTGACCGTACTCGGTTCAAAAAACCGTTTTGAATTTATCAATGTGGACAAAGTGATTGGTATGTTGCAAACAAGTGCTCATCAGATCGAACAGAGTTTTGCAGGCATCTCCGAAAGTCAGCATGATGGGATAAGCACAGAAGTGTTTAGGTCGGCTTCAAGAGAGTGA
- a CDS encoding cytochrome b/b6 domain-containing protein — protein sequence MTPNKVISTDLLVRFLHLVLILSFAGAYLTGEEEEWHHVHMAFGYTLAIALTLRILWQFFAPRFAHTQPAGGGRRFHIIKQFVQRHWAQPRSWFSATFLKSATSSLFQLSILGLFCVMPLTVLAGYLTDYTHSHTLEEVHELFVNLLLASVLLHLAFLILNSVVLKKLLAKRMFWGHESHSWFTLFSLILSLGILLTFWFWYFN from the coding sequence ATGACTCCAAATAAAGTGATATCTACTGATTTACTGGTTCGATTCCTGCATCTTGTGCTTATTTTGAGTTTTGCTGGAGCTTATCTCACTGGGGAGGAAGAAGAATGGCATCACGTGCATATGGCATTTGGCTATACGCTTGCGATTGCACTGACTTTAAGGATTTTATGGCAGTTTTTTGCCCCACGATTCGCACATACTCAGCCTGCTGGAGGGGGACGTCGATTTCATATTATCAAGCAGTTTGTGCAACGTCATTGGGCGCAACCGCGGTCATGGTTTTCTGCAACGTTTTTGAAATCGGCCACTTCTAGCCTATTTCAGCTGAGCATACTGGGTCTTTTTTGTGTAATGCCATTAACTGTACTGGCAGGCTATTTAACAGACTACACCCACAGCCATACTTTAGAAGAAGTGCATGAACTCTTTGTAAATCTGTTGTTGGCTAGTGTATTGCTACATCTTGCCTTCCTGATCTTAAATAGTGTTGTTCTCAAAAAATTACTGGCAAAGCGTATGTTTTGGGGGCATGAGTCACATTCATGGTTCACGCTGTTTTCTCTAATCCTTTCATTGGGCATCTTGCTAACTTTCTGGTTTTGGTATTTCAACTAA